A single region of the Malus sylvestris chromosome 8, drMalSylv7.2, whole genome shotgun sequence genome encodes:
- the LOC126632240 gene encoding PX domain-containing protein EREL1-like isoform X2 has product MTLQCLSIPRFYRVQVGVQSPEGITTTSGVLRRFNDFLKLFSDLKKAFPKKNLPPTPSKGLLRMKSRELLEERRCSLEAWMTKLLSDIDISRSVAVASFLELESAARSSFQDASQNTSDSSSLQSPSYSTLPAIVGSSSITSDYGSDTVYETSELGTPRLGRDDSSEIGIEDLVLDEDLTSPIEKLVKYGMTNIDEGLFMGQTILEQLEGLPKHKVNVGHVNNVVGKNTYNGNASKSSILACNGMELFSEPEHGKVFNHARKLSNESVGSDASSLRGSEMSNSGVPNSSGDGSLDLLGGAEVSSIMEMLGNTELQPSGGTQLVLPLDQRNKLNRVLSTMQRRLVTAKTDMEDLISRLNQEIAVKDYLATKVKDLEVELETTRQKSKENLQQAILIERERFTKMQWDMEELRRKSLEMELKLKLEQDKKSCAESTKDSSGQEKEILPQELDPYKEQLENLSKRYEELEAKSKADIKVLVKEVKSLRSSQAGLKHELSKSLTEKSEAEKLRQQEKQTSKLAETARKKWLHECKVLHKQLQECNINFPVDDSSILPEASDLLATSDNRISLLLSEAQLLAEDNGATGEVDNLDDDMRTIDNELRKFLAEFFSENARLRKQVNCLICRARKTDI; this is encoded by the exons ATGACCCTCCAGTGTTTATCTATTCCCAGG TTCTACAGGGTTCAGGTTGGTGTACAATCACCAGAAGGTATTACAACTACAAGTGGGGTGTTAAGAAGATTTAATGATTTTCTGAAGTTATTTAGTGAT CTTAAAAAGGCATTTCCCAAGAAAAATCTCCCACCAACTCCATCCAAGGGACTTCTGCGGATGAAGAGCCGGGAACTGTTGGAAGAG AGAAGGTGTTCGTTGGAGGCTTGGATGACAAAGCTGCTATCAGATATTGATATATCAAGAAGCGTTGCAGTGGCATCCTTTCTTGAACTAGAGTCTGCAGCTAGATCTT CGTTCCAAGATGCAAGCCAAAACACGTCAGACTCGAGTTCACTTCAATCACCTTCCTATTCTACCTTACCTGCCATTGTAGGGAGTTCATCAATCACATCAGATTATGGAAGTGATACTGTTTATGAGACTTCTGAGCTAGGAACCCCAAGGCTAGGAAGGGATGACAGTTCTGAAATTGGTATCGAAGATCTGGTATTGGATGAAGATTTAACAAGCCCAATAGAAAAGCTTGTGAAGTATGGCATGACCAATATTGACGAGGGACTGTTTATGGGACAAACTATACTAGAGCAGTTGGAAGGCCTTCCTAAGCATAAAGTAAATGTGGGACATGTCAATAATGTTGTAGGGAAAAATACATATAATGGAAATGCTTCTAAATCTTCAATTCTAGCTTGTAATGGAATGGAACTTTTCTCTGAGCCAGAGCATGGTAAAGTATTCAACCATGCTCGCAAGCTCTCAAATGAAAGTGTGGGAAGTGATGCCAGTTCTCTAAGAGGTAGTGAAATGTCCAACTCTGGTGTTCCTAACTCATCTGGTGATGGTTCTCTTGACCTTCTTGGAGGTGCTGAGGTTTCAAGCATTATGGAAATGCTTGGCAACACAGAGTTACAACCTTCAGGTGGCACTCAACTAGTTCTCCCATTAGATCAGCGAAACAAATTAAACAGGGTTCTCTCGACCATGCAGCGAAGACTAGTCACAGCAAAAACAGACATGGAAGATCTTATATCTAGACTAAATCAAGAAATAGCAGTGAAAGATTACCTTGCAACAAAG GTCAAGGATTTGgaagttgaacttgaaactACTAGACAAAAGAGTAAAGAGAACCTGCAGCAAGCTATTTTAATTGAGAGGGAAAGGTTTACCAAAATGCAGTGGGATATGGAGGAACTCCGGCGGAAGTCATTGGAAATGGAGTTGAAGTTGAAGTTGGAACAG GATAAGAAGTCATGTGCAGAGTCAACAAAAGATTCATCTGGTCAAGAGAAAGAGATATTGCCGCAGGAGTTGGATCCGTACAAGGAGCAGCTTGAAAATTTGTCAAAGCGATATGAAGAGCTAGAAGCAAAATCTAAAGCAGATATTAAAGTTCTTGTTAAAGAAGTTAAATCCTTGCGCAGTTCTCAAGCAGGACTGAAACATGAACTTAGCAAATCGCTGACGGAGAAATCTGAAGCTGAG AAGCTCCGCCAACAGGAAAAACAAACGAGTAAGCTTGCAGAAACTGCTAGAAAAAAATGGTTGCATGAATGCAAAGTTCTTCATAAGCAGCTTCAAGAATGCAATATCAATTTTCCTGTTGATGATTCTTCAATTCTACCAGAGGCTTCAGATTTGTTGGCTACTTCAGACAACCGTATTAGCCTCTTACTTTCAGAG GCACAACTCTTAGCTGAAGACAATGGAGCTACTGGTGAAGTTGACAACCTCGACGATGATATGAGGACAATAGACAATGAGTTGAGGAAGTTTCTGGcagaatttttttctgaaaatgctaGATTACGGAAACAGGTGAACTGTCTCATATGTCGTGCTCGCAAAACGGATATCTAA
- the LOC126632240 gene encoding PX domain-containing protein EREL1-like isoform X3, producing the protein MKSRELLEERRCSLEAWMTKLLSDIDISRSVAVASFLELESAARSSFQDASQNTSDSSSLQSPSYSTLPAIVGSSSITSDYGSDTVYETSELGTPRLGRDDSSEIGIEDLVLDEDLTSPIEKLVKYGMTNIDEGLFMGQTILEQLEGLPKHKVNVGHVNNVVGKNTYNGNASKSSILACNGMELFSEPEHGKVFNHARKLSNESVGSDASSLRGSEMSNSGVPNSSGDGSLDLLGGAEVSSIMEMLGNTELQPSGGTQLVLPLDQRNKLNRVLSTMQRRLVTAKTDMEDLISRLNQEIAVKDYLATKVKDLEVELETTRQKSKENLQQAILIERERFTKMQWDMEELRRKSLEMELKLKLEQDKKSCAESTKDSSGQEKEILPQELDPYKEQLENLSKRYEELEAKSKADIKVLVKEVKSLRSSQAGLKHELSKSLTEKSEAEKLRQQEKQTSKLAETARKKWLHECKVLHKQLQECNINFPVDDSSILPEASDLLATSDNRISLLLSEAQLLAEDNGATGEVDNLDDDMRTIDNELRKFLAEFFSENARLRKQVNCLICRARKTDI; encoded by the exons ATGAAGAGCCGGGAACTGTTGGAAGAG AGAAGGTGTTCGTTGGAGGCTTGGATGACAAAGCTGCTATCAGATATTGATATATCAAGAAGCGTTGCAGTGGCATCCTTTCTTGAACTAGAGTCTGCAGCTAGATCTT CGTTCCAAGATGCAAGCCAAAACACGTCAGACTCGAGTTCACTTCAATCACCTTCCTATTCTACCTTACCTGCCATTGTAGGGAGTTCATCAATCACATCAGATTATGGAAGTGATACTGTTTATGAGACTTCTGAGCTAGGAACCCCAAGGCTAGGAAGGGATGACAGTTCTGAAATTGGTATCGAAGATCTGGTATTGGATGAAGATTTAACAAGCCCAATAGAAAAGCTTGTGAAGTATGGCATGACCAATATTGACGAGGGACTGTTTATGGGACAAACTATACTAGAGCAGTTGGAAGGCCTTCCTAAGCATAAAGTAAATGTGGGACATGTCAATAATGTTGTAGGGAAAAATACATATAATGGAAATGCTTCTAAATCTTCAATTCTAGCTTGTAATGGAATGGAACTTTTCTCTGAGCCAGAGCATGGTAAAGTATTCAACCATGCTCGCAAGCTCTCAAATGAAAGTGTGGGAAGTGATGCCAGTTCTCTAAGAGGTAGTGAAATGTCCAACTCTGGTGTTCCTAACTCATCTGGTGATGGTTCTCTTGACCTTCTTGGAGGTGCTGAGGTTTCAAGCATTATGGAAATGCTTGGCAACACAGAGTTACAACCTTCAGGTGGCACTCAACTAGTTCTCCCATTAGATCAGCGAAACAAATTAAACAGGGTTCTCTCGACCATGCAGCGAAGACTAGTCACAGCAAAAACAGACATGGAAGATCTTATATCTAGACTAAATCAAGAAATAGCAGTGAAAGATTACCTTGCAACAAAG GTCAAGGATTTGgaagttgaacttgaaactACTAGACAAAAGAGTAAAGAGAACCTGCAGCAAGCTATTTTAATTGAGAGGGAAAGGTTTACCAAAATGCAGTGGGATATGGAGGAACTCCGGCGGAAGTCATTGGAAATGGAGTTGAAGTTGAAGTTGGAACAG GATAAGAAGTCATGTGCAGAGTCAACAAAAGATTCATCTGGTCAAGAGAAAGAGATATTGCCGCAGGAGTTGGATCCGTACAAGGAGCAGCTTGAAAATTTGTCAAAGCGATATGAAGAGCTAGAAGCAAAATCTAAAGCAGATATTAAAGTTCTTGTTAAAGAAGTTAAATCCTTGCGCAGTTCTCAAGCAGGACTGAAACATGAACTTAGCAAATCGCTGACGGAGAAATCTGAAGCTGAG AAGCTCCGCCAACAGGAAAAACAAACGAGTAAGCTTGCAGAAACTGCTAGAAAAAAATGGTTGCATGAATGCAAAGTTCTTCATAAGCAGCTTCAAGAATGCAATATCAATTTTCCTGTTGATGATTCTTCAATTCTACCAGAGGCTTCAGATTTGTTGGCTACTTCAGACAACCGTATTAGCCTCTTACTTTCAGAG GCACAACTCTTAGCTGAAGACAATGGAGCTACTGGTGAAGTTGACAACCTCGACGATGATATGAGGACAATAGACAATGAGTTGAGGAAGTTTCTGGcagaatttttttctgaaaatgctaGATTACGGAAACAGGTGAACTGTCTCATATGTCGTGCTCGCAAAACGGATATCTAA
- the LOC126632242 gene encoding adenine phosphoribosyltransferase 5-like isoform X1 encodes MFAAENGLKGDPRLQAISEAIRVVPHFPKPGIMFQDITTLLLDHKTFKHVVDIFVDRYRDMDISVVAGVEARGFMFGPSIALAIGAKFVPLRKPRKLPGEVISEAYELEYGTDCLEMHVGAVQPGERALVIDDLIATGGTLSAAIRLLERVGAEVVECGCVIGLPEVKGQCRLNGKPLYILVEPRELDNEVVLICSSSAWADCRNNGASLEQMAVNV; translated from the exons atgtttgCAGCAGAAAATGGACTGAAAGGAGACCCAAGGCTCCAAGCCATATCAGAGGCCATCAGGGTTGTGCCTCACTTTCCAAAACCAG GAATAATGTTTCAAGACATAACAACATTGTTGCTTGATCACAAGACCTTCAAGCATGTTGTCGACATTTTTGTTGATCGCTACAGAGACATGGACATCTCTGTTGTTGccg GAGTGGAAGCCAGAGGGTTCATGTTTGGTCCTTCAATTGCTTTAGCAATTGGTGCCAAGTTTGTCCCTTTACGTAAACCTAGGAAGTTGCCGG GAGAAGTAATTTCAGAAGCGTATGAACTTGAGTAcggaactgattgcctggaaaTGCACGTTGGTGCTGTTCAGCCCGGTGAACGTGCATTGGTAATTGATGATCTGATAGCTACCGGTGGGACCTTGTCAGCAGCAATAAGACTTTTAG AACGTGTTGGGGCTGAAGTGGTAGAATGTGGATGCGTTATTGGGTTGCCTGAGGTTAAG GGACAGTGCAGGCTTAATGGAAAGCCACTCTACATCCTTGTGGAGCCACGCGAGTTAGATAACGAGGTAGTGCTG ATCTGTTCGAGTTCTGCTTGGGCTGACTGCAGAAACAATGGCGCTTCACTTGAGCAAATGGCCGTGAATGTTTAG
- the LOC126632240 gene encoding PX domain-containing protein EREL1-like isoform X1 — MQRRSPPKHRHDGTSPLPLGMDWSPPPRKWNGQDTVWPHDPRTGWSYCVAIPSWVALPKSRNSDPVVFYRVQVGVQSPEGITTTSGVLRRFNDFLKLFSDLKKAFPKKNLPPTPSKGLLRMKSRELLEERRCSLEAWMTKLLSDIDISRSVAVASFLELESAARSSFQDASQNTSDSSSLQSPSYSTLPAIVGSSSITSDYGSDTVYETSELGTPRLGRDDSSEIGIEDLVLDEDLTSPIEKLVKYGMTNIDEGLFMGQTILEQLEGLPKHKVNVGHVNNVVGKNTYNGNASKSSILACNGMELFSEPEHGKVFNHARKLSNESVGSDASSLRGSEMSNSGVPNSSGDGSLDLLGGAEVSSIMEMLGNTELQPSGGTQLVLPLDQRNKLNRVLSTMQRRLVTAKTDMEDLISRLNQEIAVKDYLATKVKDLEVELETTRQKSKENLQQAILIERERFTKMQWDMEELRRKSLEMELKLKLEQDKKSCAESTKDSSGQEKEILPQELDPYKEQLENLSKRYEELEAKSKADIKVLVKEVKSLRSSQAGLKHELSKSLTEKSEAEKLRQQEKQTSKLAETARKKWLHECKVLHKQLQECNINFPVDDSSILPEASDLLATSDNRISLLLSEAQLLAEDNGATGEVDNLDDDMRTIDNELRKFLAEFFSENARLRKQVNCLICRARKTDI; from the exons ATGCAGAGACGGAGTCCGCCGAAGCACAGGCACGATGGGACTTCGCCGCTGCCGCTTGGGATGGATTGGAGTCCTCCTCCTCGTAAATGG AATGGACAGGACACAGTCTGGCCACATGACCCTCGCACTGGATGGAGTTATTGTGTCGCTATACCTTCGTGGGTTGCCCTTCCAAAATCAAGAAATTCCGATCCCGTAGTG TTCTACAGGGTTCAGGTTGGTGTACAATCACCAGAAGGTATTACAACTACAAGTGGGGTGTTAAGAAGATTTAATGATTTTCTGAAGTTATTTAGTGAT CTTAAAAAGGCATTTCCCAAGAAAAATCTCCCACCAACTCCATCCAAGGGACTTCTGCGGATGAAGAGCCGGGAACTGTTGGAAGAG AGAAGGTGTTCGTTGGAGGCTTGGATGACAAAGCTGCTATCAGATATTGATATATCAAGAAGCGTTGCAGTGGCATCCTTTCTTGAACTAGAGTCTGCAGCTAGATCTT CGTTCCAAGATGCAAGCCAAAACACGTCAGACTCGAGTTCACTTCAATCACCTTCCTATTCTACCTTACCTGCCATTGTAGGGAGTTCATCAATCACATCAGATTATGGAAGTGATACTGTTTATGAGACTTCTGAGCTAGGAACCCCAAGGCTAGGAAGGGATGACAGTTCTGAAATTGGTATCGAAGATCTGGTATTGGATGAAGATTTAACAAGCCCAATAGAAAAGCTTGTGAAGTATGGCATGACCAATATTGACGAGGGACTGTTTATGGGACAAACTATACTAGAGCAGTTGGAAGGCCTTCCTAAGCATAAAGTAAATGTGGGACATGTCAATAATGTTGTAGGGAAAAATACATATAATGGAAATGCTTCTAAATCTTCAATTCTAGCTTGTAATGGAATGGAACTTTTCTCTGAGCCAGAGCATGGTAAAGTATTCAACCATGCTCGCAAGCTCTCAAATGAAAGTGTGGGAAGTGATGCCAGTTCTCTAAGAGGTAGTGAAATGTCCAACTCTGGTGTTCCTAACTCATCTGGTGATGGTTCTCTTGACCTTCTTGGAGGTGCTGAGGTTTCAAGCATTATGGAAATGCTTGGCAACACAGAGTTACAACCTTCAGGTGGCACTCAACTAGTTCTCCCATTAGATCAGCGAAACAAATTAAACAGGGTTCTCTCGACCATGCAGCGAAGACTAGTCACAGCAAAAACAGACATGGAAGATCTTATATCTAGACTAAATCAAGAAATAGCAGTGAAAGATTACCTTGCAACAAAG GTCAAGGATTTGgaagttgaacttgaaactACTAGACAAAAGAGTAAAGAGAACCTGCAGCAAGCTATTTTAATTGAGAGGGAAAGGTTTACCAAAATGCAGTGGGATATGGAGGAACTCCGGCGGAAGTCATTGGAAATGGAGTTGAAGTTGAAGTTGGAACAG GATAAGAAGTCATGTGCAGAGTCAACAAAAGATTCATCTGGTCAAGAGAAAGAGATATTGCCGCAGGAGTTGGATCCGTACAAGGAGCAGCTTGAAAATTTGTCAAAGCGATATGAAGAGCTAGAAGCAAAATCTAAAGCAGATATTAAAGTTCTTGTTAAAGAAGTTAAATCCTTGCGCAGTTCTCAAGCAGGACTGAAACATGAACTTAGCAAATCGCTGACGGAGAAATCTGAAGCTGAG AAGCTCCGCCAACAGGAAAAACAAACGAGTAAGCTTGCAGAAACTGCTAGAAAAAAATGGTTGCATGAATGCAAAGTTCTTCATAAGCAGCTTCAAGAATGCAATATCAATTTTCCTGTTGATGATTCTTCAATTCTACCAGAGGCTTCAGATTTGTTGGCTACTTCAGACAACCGTATTAGCCTCTTACTTTCAGAG GCACAACTCTTAGCTGAAGACAATGGAGCTACTGGTGAAGTTGACAACCTCGACGATGATATGAGGACAATAGACAATGAGTTGAGGAAGTTTCTGGcagaatttttttctgaaaatgctaGATTACGGAAACAGGTGAACTGTCTCATATGTCGTGCTCGCAAAACGGATATCTAA
- the LOC126632242 gene encoding adenine phosphoribosyltransferase 5-like isoform X2, with protein sequence MFAAENGLKGDPRLQAISEAIRVVPHFPKPGIMFQDITTLLLDHKTFKHVVDIFVDRYRDMDISVVAGVEARGFMFGPSIALAIGAKFVPLRKPRKLPGEVISEAYELEYGTDCLEMHVGAVQPGERALVIDDLIATGGTLSAAIRLLERVGAEVVECGCVIGLPEVKGQCRLNGKPLYILVEPRELDNEICSSSAWADCRNNGASLEQMAVNV encoded by the exons atgtttgCAGCAGAAAATGGACTGAAAGGAGACCCAAGGCTCCAAGCCATATCAGAGGCCATCAGGGTTGTGCCTCACTTTCCAAAACCAG GAATAATGTTTCAAGACATAACAACATTGTTGCTTGATCACAAGACCTTCAAGCATGTTGTCGACATTTTTGTTGATCGCTACAGAGACATGGACATCTCTGTTGTTGccg GAGTGGAAGCCAGAGGGTTCATGTTTGGTCCTTCAATTGCTTTAGCAATTGGTGCCAAGTTTGTCCCTTTACGTAAACCTAGGAAGTTGCCGG GAGAAGTAATTTCAGAAGCGTATGAACTTGAGTAcggaactgattgcctggaaaTGCACGTTGGTGCTGTTCAGCCCGGTGAACGTGCATTGGTAATTGATGATCTGATAGCTACCGGTGGGACCTTGTCAGCAGCAATAAGACTTTTAG AACGTGTTGGGGCTGAAGTGGTAGAATGTGGATGCGTTATTGGGTTGCCTGAGGTTAAG GGACAGTGCAGGCTTAATGGAAAGCCACTCTACATCCTTGTGGAGCCACGCGAGTTAGATAACGAG ATCTGTTCGAGTTCTGCTTGGGCTGACTGCAGAAACAATGGCGCTTCACTTGAGCAAATGGCCGTGAATGTTTAG
- the LOC126632240 gene encoding PX domain-containing protein EREL1-like isoform X4 encodes MTKLLSDIDISRSVAVASFLELESAARSSFQDASQNTSDSSSLQSPSYSTLPAIVGSSSITSDYGSDTVYETSELGTPRLGRDDSSEIGIEDLVLDEDLTSPIEKLVKYGMTNIDEGLFMGQTILEQLEGLPKHKVNVGHVNNVVGKNTYNGNASKSSILACNGMELFSEPEHGKVFNHARKLSNESVGSDASSLRGSEMSNSGVPNSSGDGSLDLLGGAEVSSIMEMLGNTELQPSGGTQLVLPLDQRNKLNRVLSTMQRRLVTAKTDMEDLISRLNQEIAVKDYLATKVKDLEVELETTRQKSKENLQQAILIERERFTKMQWDMEELRRKSLEMELKLKLEQDKKSCAESTKDSSGQEKEILPQELDPYKEQLENLSKRYEELEAKSKADIKVLVKEVKSLRSSQAGLKHELSKSLTEKSEAEKLRQQEKQTSKLAETARKKWLHECKVLHKQLQECNINFPVDDSSILPEASDLLATSDNRISLLLSEAQLLAEDNGATGEVDNLDDDMRTIDNELRKFLAEFFSENARLRKQVNCLICRARKTDI; translated from the exons ATGACAAAGCTGCTATCAGATATTGATATATCAAGAAGCGTTGCAGTGGCATCCTTTCTTGAACTAGAGTCTGCAGCTAGATCTT CGTTCCAAGATGCAAGCCAAAACACGTCAGACTCGAGTTCACTTCAATCACCTTCCTATTCTACCTTACCTGCCATTGTAGGGAGTTCATCAATCACATCAGATTATGGAAGTGATACTGTTTATGAGACTTCTGAGCTAGGAACCCCAAGGCTAGGAAGGGATGACAGTTCTGAAATTGGTATCGAAGATCTGGTATTGGATGAAGATTTAACAAGCCCAATAGAAAAGCTTGTGAAGTATGGCATGACCAATATTGACGAGGGACTGTTTATGGGACAAACTATACTAGAGCAGTTGGAAGGCCTTCCTAAGCATAAAGTAAATGTGGGACATGTCAATAATGTTGTAGGGAAAAATACATATAATGGAAATGCTTCTAAATCTTCAATTCTAGCTTGTAATGGAATGGAACTTTTCTCTGAGCCAGAGCATGGTAAAGTATTCAACCATGCTCGCAAGCTCTCAAATGAAAGTGTGGGAAGTGATGCCAGTTCTCTAAGAGGTAGTGAAATGTCCAACTCTGGTGTTCCTAACTCATCTGGTGATGGTTCTCTTGACCTTCTTGGAGGTGCTGAGGTTTCAAGCATTATGGAAATGCTTGGCAACACAGAGTTACAACCTTCAGGTGGCACTCAACTAGTTCTCCCATTAGATCAGCGAAACAAATTAAACAGGGTTCTCTCGACCATGCAGCGAAGACTAGTCACAGCAAAAACAGACATGGAAGATCTTATATCTAGACTAAATCAAGAAATAGCAGTGAAAGATTACCTTGCAACAAAG GTCAAGGATTTGgaagttgaacttgaaactACTAGACAAAAGAGTAAAGAGAACCTGCAGCAAGCTATTTTAATTGAGAGGGAAAGGTTTACCAAAATGCAGTGGGATATGGAGGAACTCCGGCGGAAGTCATTGGAAATGGAGTTGAAGTTGAAGTTGGAACAG GATAAGAAGTCATGTGCAGAGTCAACAAAAGATTCATCTGGTCAAGAGAAAGAGATATTGCCGCAGGAGTTGGATCCGTACAAGGAGCAGCTTGAAAATTTGTCAAAGCGATATGAAGAGCTAGAAGCAAAATCTAAAGCAGATATTAAAGTTCTTGTTAAAGAAGTTAAATCCTTGCGCAGTTCTCAAGCAGGACTGAAACATGAACTTAGCAAATCGCTGACGGAGAAATCTGAAGCTGAG AAGCTCCGCCAACAGGAAAAACAAACGAGTAAGCTTGCAGAAACTGCTAGAAAAAAATGGTTGCATGAATGCAAAGTTCTTCATAAGCAGCTTCAAGAATGCAATATCAATTTTCCTGTTGATGATTCTTCAATTCTACCAGAGGCTTCAGATTTGTTGGCTACTTCAGACAACCGTATTAGCCTCTTACTTTCAGAG GCACAACTCTTAGCTGAAGACAATGGAGCTACTGGTGAAGTTGACAACCTCGACGATGATATGAGGACAATAGACAATGAGTTGAGGAAGTTTCTGGcagaatttttttctgaaaatgctaGATTACGGAAACAGGTGAACTGTCTCATATGTCGTGCTCGCAAAACGGATATCTAA